From one Herpetosiphon gulosus genomic stretch:
- a CDS encoding ribulokinase: MSRQTYAIGVDFGTESGRAVLVDVRNGQEIATAIYPYANGVIDEKLPNTNIRLEPDWALQDPNDYLDVFKITIPAILKESGVDPANVIGIGVDFTACTMLPTKADGTPLCMLPEWRNTPHAWVKLWKHHAAQPEANQLNHIARELGYSFLDRYGGKISSEWFFPKAWQILNEAPEVYAAADRLIEATDWVVWQLTGVETRNECTAGYKAMWSKSEGFPPNEFFKALDERMEHIVDQKMSRTLLPLGAKAGGLSQQAAKWTGLRAGTAVAVANVDAHVTLPVTGNTEIGTMVMIMGTSTCDVMNGEHRAELPIVEGMCGVVDGGIVPGMLGYEAGQSGVGDIFAWFIEHGVPGDYVEQAKAEGLNIHSLLEREATKLKPGESGLLALDWFNGNRSTLVDVELNGLVLGMTLATTAPEIYRALLEATAYGKREIIETFNQSGVPIRKLIAAGGLPEKNQLLMQIYADVTNYEISVIASKQAPALGSAMHGAVAAGVEAGGYADIASAAKQMGRLKTETFKPIPANVEIYDQLYAEYKVLYNYFGRGENDVMKRLRMLRHAALTA, translated from the coding sequence ATGAGTCGGCAAACATACGCGATCGGTGTCGATTTCGGCACCGAGTCGGGCCGTGCTGTGCTCGTTGATGTGCGCAATGGTCAAGAAATCGCCACGGCAATCTATCCCTATGCCAATGGTGTGATCGACGAGAAGCTGCCAAACACCAATATTCGGCTAGAGCCAGATTGGGCACTACAAGACCCCAACGATTATCTCGATGTGTTCAAAATAACGATTCCCGCTATTCTCAAAGAAAGTGGCGTTGACCCGGCTAATGTAATTGGCATTGGGGTCGATTTCACCGCTTGTACGATGTTGCCAACCAAAGCCGACGGCACACCGTTGTGTATGCTGCCCGAGTGGCGCAACACGCCGCATGCTTGGGTCAAATTGTGGAAACATCATGCTGCACAGCCCGAAGCCAACCAACTCAACCACATCGCTCGTGAGCTTGGCTATAGCTTTCTTGATCGCTACGGCGGCAAGATTAGCTCAGAGTGGTTTTTCCCCAAGGCTTGGCAAATTCTCAATGAAGCCCCCGAAGTCTATGCCGCCGCCGATCGCTTGATCGAAGCAACCGACTGGGTGGTTTGGCAATTGACCGGAGTCGAAACCCGCAACGAATGCACCGCAGGCTACAAAGCCATGTGGTCAAAATCCGAGGGCTTTCCCCCTAACGAGTTTTTTAAGGCACTCGACGAACGCATGGAACATATCGTCGATCAAAAGATGTCGCGCACGCTCTTGCCGCTTGGGGCAAAAGCTGGCGGCCTCAGCCAACAAGCCGCCAAATGGACGGGCTTGCGGGCTGGCACAGCGGTTGCTGTCGCCAATGTTGATGCCCACGTCACCCTACCAGTTACCGGCAATACCGAAATCGGCACGATGGTGATGATTATGGGAACCAGCACCTGCGACGTGATGAACGGCGAACATCGGGCTGAATTGCCAATCGTCGAGGGCATGTGTGGGGTCGTCGATGGCGGGATCGTGCCAGGCATGCTGGGTTACGAAGCAGGCCAGAGCGGGGTTGGTGATATTTTCGCTTGGTTTATTGAGCATGGCGTGCCTGGCGACTATGTTGAGCAAGCCAAAGCCGAAGGCCTCAATATTCATAGCTTGCTCGAACGCGAAGCTACCAAACTTAAGCCTGGCGAGAGCGGTCTCTTGGCGCTCGATTGGTTCAATGGCAATCGCTCAACCTTGGTCGATGTTGAACTCAACGGCTTGGTCTTGGGCATGACCTTGGCCACCACTGCGCCCGAAATTTACCGCGCCTTGCTCGAAGCAACCGCCTATGGCAAACGCGAAATTATCGAAACCTTCAATCAATCGGGTGTGCCAATTCGCAAATTGATTGCGGCTGGCGGCCTGCCCGAGAAAAACCAGCTGCTGATGCAAATTTATGCTGATGTGACCAACTATGAAATTAGCGTGATCGCCAGCAAACAAGCGCCAGCACTCGGTTCGGCCATGCACGGCGCAGTTGCTGCCGGCGTTGAGGCAGGTGGTTACGCCGATATTGCCAGCGCCGCCAAACAGATGGGCCGGCTCAAAACCGAAACCTTCAAGCCCATTCCCGCCAATGTTGAAATTTACGACCAGCTCTATGCTGAATATAAAGTGCTGTACAACTACTTTGGTCGTGGCGAAAACGATGTGATGAAGCGGCTGCGAATGCTCCGTCACGCCGCGCTCACAGCCTAG
- the mmsB gene encoding multiple monosaccharide ABC transporter permease → MSAELKPNEASKAAGFNLATVVDFVKNNMREYGMLVALVIIVLYFQFQTNGVLLQPLNITNVILQNSYIVVMALGMLLIIVAGHIDLSVGSVAAFVGAVAGYMLVEKDYPVIVAFAACIAIGAAIGAFQGYWVAFRKIPAFIVTLAGMLIFRGLTLVMLGGTSLGPFPSSFREMSTGFISDPIGGAESALHITTIIVGLAFAAIIVYLDVVGRKNSRSFNFPVLSTPLFIAKNALIVGIILAFCYILASYEGLPNVLLVLIALIALYMFVTKKTVIGRRIYALGGNEKAAKLSGVPTDRLTFYTFINMGVLAAIGGLIFTARLNSATPKAGTGFELDVIASVFIGGASASGGIGTVFGVVIGALVMGVLNNGMSIAGVSVDWQQVIKGAVLLIAVYFDVSSKNKG, encoded by the coding sequence ATGAGCGCTGAACTGAAGCCAAACGAAGCCAGCAAAGCAGCTGGTTTCAATCTCGCCACCGTTGTCGATTTCGTCAAAAATAATATGCGCGAATATGGCATGCTGGTTGCCCTTGTAATCATTGTGCTATATTTTCAATTTCAAACCAACGGTGTGTTGCTGCAACCACTCAATATCACCAACGTGATTTTGCAAAATAGCTATATCGTGGTGATGGCGCTGGGCATGCTGCTAATCATCGTGGCAGGCCATATCGATCTTTCGGTTGGCTCGGTCGCGGCCTTTGTTGGGGCGGTCGCGGGCTATATGCTGGTCGAAAAAGATTATCCAGTCATCGTCGCCTTTGCTGCATGTATCGCCATCGGCGCAGCAATTGGCGCTTTTCAGGGCTATTGGGTAGCCTTCCGCAAAATTCCAGCCTTTATTGTGACCCTGGCGGGCATGTTGATTTTTCGCGGTTTGACCTTGGTTATGCTAGGTGGTACATCACTTGGCCCCTTCCCTTCAAGCTTCCGCGAAATGAGCACTGGCTTTATCAGCGACCCAATCGGCGGAGCTGAATCAGCTCTCCACATCACGACAATCATCGTAGGCTTGGCTTTTGCGGCAATCATCGTTTATTTAGATGTAGTTGGTCGCAAAAATAGCCGCTCGTTCAACTTCCCAGTCTTGTCAACTCCCTTGTTTATCGCCAAAAATGCCCTAATCGTTGGGATTATTCTAGCCTTCTGCTATATCTTGGCTTCCTATGAAGGCTTGCCCAATGTCTTGCTAGTGTTGATCGCCTTGATCGCGCTGTATATGTTTGTGACCAAAAAGACCGTGATTGGGCGACGAATTTATGCCTTGGGTGGCAACGAAAAAGCCGCCAAACTCTCTGGCGTACCAACCGACCGATTGACTTTCTATACCTTCATCAATATGGGGGTTTTGGCAGCCATCGGCGGCTTGATCTTCACCGCGCGTTTGAACTCGGCCACACCTAAAGCAGGTACAGGCTTTGAGCTTGATGTAATCGCCTCGGTCTTTATTGGCGGTGCATCAGCCTCAGGCGGCATCGGCACAGTCTTTGGCGTGGTAATCGGGGCGCTGGTGATGGGCGTGCTCAACAATGGTATGTCGATCGCTGGCGTAAGCGTCGATTGGCAACAAGTGATCAAAGGCGCTGTGCTATTGATCGCAGTCTACTTCGATGTCTCCAGCAAAAACAAAGGTTAA
- a CDS encoding L-ribulose-5-phosphate 4-epimerase — protein sequence MLETIKHELWKLHLELPKNGLVTWTSGNVSARDPETNLVVIKPSGVMFEDLRPADHVVLDLNGNVIEGDLKPSSDTASHLYIYRHRPDVNGIVHTHSPFATAFAANGKSIPVYLTAMADEFGGPIPCAGFALIGGEEIGQQVVEHIGTSPAVLLQNHGVFTIGKSAKAAVKAAVMTEDVARTTWYALQIGQPQEIASDDVAKLHYRYTNVYGQ from the coding sequence ATGTTAGAAACGATTAAACACGAACTCTGGAAACTGCACCTTGAATTGCCCAAAAATGGCTTGGTAACCTGGACTTCAGGCAATGTTAGTGCGCGTGATCCTGAAACCAATTTGGTGGTGATCAAGCCGAGCGGCGTGATGTTTGAAGATTTGCGGCCTGCCGATCATGTGGTGCTCGATTTAAATGGCAATGTGATCGAAGGCGACTTAAAACCTTCATCGGATACCGCCAGCCATTTGTATATTTATCGTCATCGCCCCGATGTCAATGGGATTGTGCATACCCACTCACCATTTGCTACGGCTTTTGCCGCCAACGGCAAATCAATTCCGGTTTATCTCACCGCGATGGCCGACGAATTTGGTGGACCGATTCCATGCGCTGGTTTTGCATTAATTGGTGGCGAAGAAATTGGCCAGCAGGTGGTTGAGCATATTGGCACATCGCCAGCGGTATTACTGCAAAATCATGGCGTTTTCACGATCGGCAAATCGGCCAAAGCTGCGGTTAAAGCCGCCGTAATGACCGAAGATGTAGCGCGAACAACTTGGTACGCCTTGCAAATCGGCCAGCCCCAAGAAATCGCCAGCGACGACGTTGCCAAATTGCACTATCGCTATACCAATGTGTATGGACAATAA
- the araA gene encoding L-arabinose isomerase: MLDLKQYEVWFITGSQHLYGPETLEQVAKHSQIIAAGLDQSSTIPVRVVFKPVLKTPDEIYNLVLEANAAKNCIGLVAWMHTFSPAKMWIAGLRSLQKPLAHLHTQFNSEIPWSEIDMDFMNLNQAAHGDREFGFIVSRMRLERKVIVGHWQDSEVHDRIAAWTRAAAAWHDAQGARFARFGDNMREVAVTEGDKVNAQMRLGYSVSGYGVGDLVRFVNEVSDADINSTLQEYAEQYELAAGLQAGGEQHQSLREAARIELGLRYFLEQGNFKGFTTTFEDLHGLVQLPGLGPQRLMDRGYGFAGEGDWKTAALVRAMKVMSAGLNGGTSFMEDYTYHFGSNGMKVLGAHMLEICPSIAATKPRLEVHPLGIGGKADPVRMVFDAKTGPAVNASIVEMGNRLRLINSVVDAVETEQPLPKLPVARALWLPQPDLKTAAAAWIYAGGAHHTGFSFDLTSEHLADFAEIAGMEYLQIDRNTNVHQFKQELRWNDLYYHLAKGL; the protein is encoded by the coding sequence ATGCTTGACTTGAAACAATATGAAGTTTGGTTTATTACGGGCAGCCAACATTTGTATGGCCCCGAAACTTTAGAGCAAGTTGCCAAACACTCACAAATTATCGCCGCTGGACTTGATCAAAGTAGCACAATTCCGGTGCGGGTGGTGTTCAAGCCTGTGCTCAAAACACCTGACGAAATTTACAATTTGGTGCTCGAAGCCAATGCCGCCAAAAACTGCATTGGCTTGGTTGCTTGGATGCATACCTTCTCGCCAGCCAAAATGTGGATTGCAGGCCTGCGCAGCTTGCAAAAACCATTGGCCCACTTGCACACCCAATTCAACAGCGAAATTCCATGGTCGGAAATCGACATGGATTTTATGAATCTCAATCAAGCCGCCCACGGCGACCGCGAATTTGGCTTTATTGTCAGCCGTATGCGCTTAGAACGCAAAGTGATTGTTGGTCACTGGCAAGATAGCGAAGTTCATGATCGAATTGCCGCTTGGACTCGCGCTGCCGCTGCTTGGCACGATGCCCAAGGCGCACGTTTTGCCCGCTTTGGCGACAACATGCGCGAAGTTGCCGTAACCGAAGGCGATAAAGTTAATGCTCAAATGCGGCTTGGCTATAGCGTCAGTGGCTATGGCGTGGGCGATCTGGTGCGCTTTGTCAACGAAGTTAGCGATGCCGATATCAACAGCACCTTGCAAGAATATGCCGAACAGTATGAATTGGCGGCAGGCTTGCAAGCTGGCGGCGAACAGCATCAATCGCTGCGTGAAGCCGCCCGCATCGAGCTAGGCTTGCGCTACTTCCTTGAGCAGGGCAATTTCAAAGGCTTTACAACTACCTTTGAAGATTTACATGGCTTGGTGCAATTACCAGGTTTAGGCCCACAACGCCTGATGGATCGCGGCTATGGCTTTGCTGGCGAAGGCGATTGGAAAACCGCTGCGCTGGTGCGGGCAATGAAAGTGATGAGTGCAGGGCTAAATGGCGGCACTTCGTTCATGGAAGATTACACCTATCATTTTGGTAGCAACGGCATGAAAGTGCTGGGCGCACATATGCTCGAAATCTGTCCATCAATCGCAGCCACCAAACCACGGCTCGAAGTCCATCCCTTGGGCATTGGTGGCAAGGCTGATCCAGTGCGCATGGTATTTGATGCCAAAACCGGACCTGCCGTTAATGCTTCAATCGTGGAAATGGGCAATCGTTTGCGCTTGATCAATAGTGTGGTTGATGCAGTTGAAACCGAGCAACCCTTGCCCAAGTTACCAGTTGCCCGGGCCTTGTGGCTACCCCAGCCCGATCTCAAAACCGCTGCAGCAGCCTGGATCTACGCAGGCGGAGCACATCACACTGGCTTTAGCTTTGATCTGACCAGCGAACATCTTGCCGACTTTGCTGAAATTGCTGGCATGGAATATTTACAAATTGATCGCAACACCAACGTTCATCAATTCAAACAAGAACTTCGTTGGAACGATCTGTACTATCACTTGGCCAAAGGTTTGTAA